Genomic segment of Streptomyces alboniger:
TACCAGATGGCGATCGAGAAGCGCGGGGCGTACGTGGCCTCGCAGGCGGTGTGACGCGAGCCCGTGCGTGAGGCAGGCACATGGGCGACGCGGGCACATGCCGGAGAGGCGCCGGGTGCGCGCCGGGCGCGTGGGCGCTGTGTGAATCCGCGCACAAGTAGCTACTGACTAGTAAAACCCGCAACGACGCGGCCCGTACGATCCCCGCAGGTGACGGGGGCGTACGGGCCGCGTCAGTGTTTTTGGGGCGGGTTGGGGCGGGGCGTCAAGGTTTCATCGGGGTTTGACCGGTCGGTCACGCCCTGGTAACACCAATCAGTGACCCTGTAATTACCGCACGTACAGCCTTACCCACAGCATTGCCCAGCCTTAGCCCCAGCCTTGTCCCCAGCCGCTCATCCCCCGAGCCGCTCCCCAGGAGGGCCCCATCATGCAGGCCGCGCCCGTACGCGCCACCGCCATCCCGTCCGTCACCGACGCCCTGCGCGCGGTCGAGTCGCTCTTGATGAGCGGCGGCCAGCGCACCGCACGCCGCAACGCCTGGACTTCCGTGCTGGAGGACCGGCGCCGCGCCAAGGACCGGGGCGAGGCGCTGCGCGTATTCGAAGAGGGCATGGCGACCCGTACGTCGTAGCCGCCTCCCGGGCCACGTAGACTTCACGACATGGCGAGGAAGGAATCCACCGCGGCGGATACGGCCGCGGAGCCAGGGCGACTCAAGCAGATCGCTCTGACCTACAAGATGACCCGACGGGCCGACTCCAAAATCGGTCTCATCATCGCGGCTGTGGGAATCGTCACCTTTGGCGTGTTCCTCGCGATCGGCTTCTTGATCGGTCACCCGGTCTATCTGGGCATTCTCGGCTTCCTGCTCGCCTTCCTCGCGATGGCGATCGTCTTCGGACGCAGGGCCGAGCGTGCCGCCTTCGGGCAGATGGAGGGCCAGCCCGGCGCGGCGGCCGCGGTGCTCGACAAGATCGGCCGCGGCTGGACGACGACCCCCGCGATCGCGATGAACCGCAGCCAGGACGTGGTGCACCGCACCGTCGGGAAGGCCGGCATCGTCCTGGTGGCCGAGGGCAACCCGAACCGCGTGAAGGGCCTGCTGGCCGCCGAGAAGAAGAAGATGGCGCGGATCGTGGCGGATGTTCCCGTGCACGACGTCATCGTCGGCACCACCGAGGGCACGGTCTCCCTGAAGAAGCTGCGCACGACGCTTCTGAAGCTGCCGCGTGTCCTCACGGGTCCGCAGGTCACGGCGACGAATGACCGCTTGCGGGCAATGGGGGACCTTATGTCCAATATGCCCCTCCCTAAGGGCCCGATGCCCAAGGGCATGCGGATGCCGCGCGGCGGCCCGAAGACGAAGTAGTCCGCTCTGCTTCTCCCTACGACGATGAGGGCCCCGGAACCGATCGGTTCCGGGGCCCTCATCGTCGTTGCCCTTGCCAGGTCCCTGGACTTGCCAGGTCCCTAGACCCGGACCTGCACGGCGCGGGCGAGGCGGTCGTGGAGGCCGCGGCCGTCGCGGTCCCAGATCAGGGCGGGGATGGCGACGCACAGCAGGACGCTGCGGGCCAGGACCCAGCCCAGGCCGAGCCGGCCGCCGCGCTCGGCGACGACGCGCAGCCGGAAGAGGGCCTTGCCGGGCGTGCAGCCGACCGTGCCGACGGTGAGCACGCTCATGACGAAGAAGATGCCGAGGGCCCAGTTGCCCATCGCCTGCTGGTCACCGCGAGCGAACAGGCCGTATGCGATCACCATGCACAGACCCCAGTCCACGGCGATCGCGCCGATGCGGCGGCCCGGGCGCGCGATCGAGCCCGGCCCCTCCTCCGGCAGGCCGAGCTGCTCGCCCCGGTACCCGAAGTCGACACCGGCGTCCTCCGCGGCAGCGCGCGGTCCGGACAGCCACGATCCGATTGCTTGCCTGTTGTCCACCCGTCCACGGTACTGCGCCCGGTTTCGTACGGGTGCGGGCGGGTCAGATGTACGAGGGTGCGCGCGGGGCTGCCGGGGCGGCCGGGGGCGGCAGCGACCGCTCGCCACCGCCGGGCCGGTTAACTTCGGCGAAACAAATGGGTCATGCTTGAGAAATCCCCCGTCCCTATGGTCGGGTCCCAGCGTGTGCCACCGCACTGGCCGCACCACGAGCTGCAACCCCGTCCCGCCTCGGGCGGGAGTAGGAGGAGTTGGATGTTGTTCCAGAACGCCGACGACGCAAAGAAGTTCCTCGCGGACGAGGACGTCAAGTTCGTCGATGTCCGCTTCTGTGACCTGCCGGGTGTGATGCAGCACTTCACGATCCCGGCGGCGGCGTTCGACCCGGACGAGGAGCTGGCCTTCGACGGTTCGTCGATCCGCGGCTTCCAGGCCATCCACGAGTCCGACATGGCGCTGCGCGCCGACCTGTCGACGGCCCGCGTGGACCCCTTCCGCCGCGACAAGACCGTCAACATCAACTTCTTCATCCACGACCCGATCACGGGCGAGCAGTACAGCCGTGACCCGCGGAACGTCGCGAAGAAGGCGGAGGCGTACCTGGCCTCCACCGGCATCGCGGACACGGCCTACTTCGGCCCCGAGGCCGAGTTCTACGTCTTCGACAACGTCCGCTTCCAGACGTCGGCGAACGAGAGCTTCTACCACATCGACTCCGAGGCGGGCGCCTGGAACACCGGTGCGGTCGAGAACAACCGCGGCTACAAGGTCCGCTACAAGGGCGGTTACTTCCCCGCCCCGCCGGTCGACCACTTCGCGGACCTGCGCGCCGAGATCTCCCTCGAACTCGACAAGAACGGCCTCCAGGTCGAGCGCCAGCACCACGAGGTGGGCACGGCGGGCCAGGCCGAGATCAACTACAAGTTCAACACGCTGCTGGCCGCGGCCGACGACCTGATGCTCTTCAAGTACATCGTGAAGAACGTCGCCTGGCGCAACGGCAAGACCGCGACGTTCATGCCGAAGCCGATCTTCGGTGACAACGGCTCGGGCATGCACGTCCACCAGTCGCTGTGGTCCGGCGGCAACCCGCTCTTCTACGACGAGCAGGGCTACGCGGGCCTCTCGGACACCGCGCGCTACTACATCGGCGGCATCCTCAAGCACGCCCCGTCGCTGCTGGCGTTCACCAACCCGACGGTGAACTCCTACCACCGCCTGGTCCCCGGCTTCGAGGCCCCGGTCAACCTGGTCTACTCGCAGCGCAACCGCTCCGCGGCGATGCGCATCCCGATCACGGGCTCGAACCCGAAGGCCAAGCGCGTCGAGTTCCGCGCGCCGGACCCGTCCTCGAACCCGTACCTGGCCTTCTCCGCGCTCCTCCTGGCGGGCCTCGACGGCGTCAAGAACAAGATCGAGCCGGCCGAGCCGATCGACAAGGACCTCTACGAGCTGGCCCCCGAGGAGCACGCGGGCGTCCCCCAGGTCCCGACCTCCCTCCCCGCGGTCCTCGACGCCCTGGAGGCGGACAACGAGTACCTCCAGGCGGGCGGCGTCTTCACGTCGGACCTGATCGAGACGTGGATCGACTACAAGCGGACGAACGAGATCGCGCCGATTCAGCTGCGGCCGCATCCGCATGAGTTCGAGCTGTACTTCGACATCTAAACCACCCCGGCCAGTCTCTGGCCCGATGGCAGGTTCACCAGTGGGGGCCGTTACCCGGATCCGGGTAGCGGCCCCCACTGGTTTGACCATCCCGATTGTGACGACACGTCGACGCAGCGCCACGAAGATCCCTACGACGTCGGTCGTCAGCGCGGGGCAAACTCGGTGACCGGCAGCCCGTACCCTCGATGGCGCGGCTGGGGCCCGGGGAGTTGTCCGTGGCGGTGGGGCCCGCCTCTCGTGCCACCTGGCGGGCTCTCGGTGACGGCTCCTACACGCACAACACCGTGTTGGCCGTCGGGCGGCCCGGGTTCGTGATCGGGAGTCTGGTCGGTTCGGTGCTGGGCAGTGCCGCGCGTCGGCGGCAGCGGCCGCGGATGCCCGGCCGCGGTGGGTGCCCGAGGGGCGTGGAGAGGTGACGGTCACCGACCGGCGGGCCTATTTCGGGCATCCGGAGAGTTGGCTGGATCTCGAATGGGGTGGTCTCGACGCGGTGGACATCTTCCAGTGCTCTTACCGGGACAGGTTCGACGGGTTGGGGCGGGGTCTGCCGGGCATACGGGCGTACTTGCCCGGCGGTGCGCTGAGTCCCGGCGCTCAGGCGTCCGGCATCTCGTCGAGCGGCACCGGACGGTAGTGCGTCGTCAGGCGGCCCGTGTCGTCCAGGACGTGGAAAGCGAGCGCCGGGGGCAGGTGCCGGTGGATGTGGTGGGTCGGGTCGGTCTGGGGTTCCCAGGGGAGGCGCAGGGTCGAGACCACGCCGGGGGCCACCAGGAGCGGGCGGTTCGCGAACGTCGTCGCCGCGGGGGTGTGCGCGTGGCCCGCCAGGAATGCCGTGATGTTGGGGTGGCGGGACGTCAGTTCGGCCAGGCGGGACTCGTCGAACTGGCGGATCTCGTCGACGTACGGCGTGTGCAGGGGCACGGGCGGGTGGTGGAAGGCGATCAGGACGGGCTGGGTGGGGCGGGTGTCGGCCAGGAGGTCGGACAGCCATGTCAGTGTCTCGTCCGACAGGCTGCCGTGGTCCTCGCCGGGGACCGAGGTGTCGCACAGGGCCAGCGTGAAGTGGTCTGTCGTGTACGACTGGTTGACCGGGGCGGTCCGCGGCGGTTCGCCCAGCAAGTGCTCGCGGTACGCGGCGCGCTCGTCGTGGTTTCCGGGGCAGGTCAGCAGCGGGTGGCGGGAGGTGAGGAGCTTGCGGGCCTCCTCGTACTCCGAGGGGGTGGCGTGGTCGGCTATGTCGCCCGTGACGATCACGGCGTCCAGGTCGTACGGGAGGTCGTTCAGGTACCGCATGACCGTGCGGGTGCGCTCGGCGCTGCGGCCCGCGTCCTCCGCGCCGGTGTCTATGTGGGTGTCGCTCAGGTGGGCGATCACGGCGACGGGGGTTGCGGGGCCGGTTGTCGGGAGTGGCGAAGGTTTCGGGGTCTGCATCGGGGCGGGGCTCCTTGGTCGGTGATCTTTCGTTGAACCTAGAGCGCCGCAGGTGTGTGCGTTAAGAGCCAGTGGCCCAGCCCTGGACTGGTTCGCGCGTTCAGCTCCGCAGGAACCGCACCGACGGGGCCGGCGGGCGGCCGTCCGTGCCCCTCTCGCCTGGGGTCACCAGCGCCCGTACGCCGTAGACCTCGGCGATCAGTTTCTCCGTGATCACTTCGGCCGGCGTGCCCGCCGCGTACGCCGTGCCCTCCTTCAGGATCAGCACGTGGTCGCAGTACATCGCCGCCAGGTTGAGGTCGTGCAGGGCGATGACGCTGGTGACGGGGAGGTCGGCGACCAGGGAGAGGAGGTCCAGCTGGTGCTGGATGTCCAGGTGGTTGGTGGGCTCGTCCAGGAGGAGTTCGCGGGGTTCCTGGGCCAGGGCGCGGGCGATCTGGACGCGTTGGCGTTCGCCGCCGGACAACGTGTGCCAGGACTGGGTGGCGCGCTCGGTGAGGCCGGTGCGTTCCAGGGCCTCGCGTACGGCGTGCTCGTCGTGGGACGTGGGGGCCGACCATGCGCGGCGGTGCGGGATGCGACCCAGGCGTACGACGTCTCGTACGGTCAACTCCGCTTGTGTGGACGCGTGTTGGTCGACCACCGCGATACGGCGTGCCACCGCGCGGCGCGGTGTGTCGGGGAGCGGGCGGCCGTCCAGGGTGACCACCCCGGAGGCGGGGGCGAGGACGCCCGCGAGTAGGCGCAGGAGCGTGGACTTGCCGGAGCCGTTGGGGCCGAGGAGGCCTACGGTGGCGCCGGGTGGCGGGGCGAGACTGACACCGTCGACGACGAGCCGCCCACCGGCCTCACGGGCGACGCGCTCGGCACGCAGGCCGCGCTCGGCAGGCGGTCCGCCCTCGACACGCAGCCCTCGCTCGGTCACGTCGTTCCCCTCCGCGTCCGGTACAGCACCAGCACGAACGCCGGTACGCCGATGAGTGAGGTCACCACGCCCACCGGGACCTCCTGCGGGTCCAGGGCCGTGCGGGCCAGGGTGTCCACCCAGATCAGGAAGACCGCCCCGGCCAGTGCTGTGACCGGGAGGAGGCGGGTGTGGCCGGAGCCGACGAGGGCGCGGGCCGCGTGGGGCAGGACCAGGCCCACGAAGCCGATGGCGCCCGCCGAGCTGACCAGGGCCGCCGTCAGCAGTGCCGTCACGCAGAGCAGGACGAGCCGGGTGCGGGCGACCCGTACGCCCAGTGTTGCCGCCGCTTCCTGGCCGAAGGCGAACGCGTCGAGCGTACGGGCGTGGCCGAGGCACACGGTCAGTGTCACCGCGAGGACCGCGGCGCACAGCCATACGTCCGTCCAGCCCGCCCCGCTGAGCGAGCCGAGCAGCCAGAACAGCACGCCCCTGGCGGTCTCCGCGTCGCCCGCCGTGAGGATCACGAAGGAGGTCAGGGCGGAGAAGAGCTGCATCGCGGCCACGCCCGACAGCACGACCCGGTCCGTCGTGTCGCCGAGCGTGTGGCTCAGGAGCAGGACGAGGGCGAAGGAGAGGAGCGCGCCCACGAAGGCCCCCGCCGAGACCGACAGCGCTCCCCCGCCCACGCCGAGGACGAGGACCGCGACGGCCCCGGTGGACGCCCCGGACGACACCCCGAGCACGAAGGGGTCGGCGAGGGGGTTGCGGAGCAGCGACTGCATGACCGCGCCGCAGACCGCGAGGCCCGCGCCGCACACCGCGGCGAGCAGGGTGCGGGGCATCCGCAGGTTCCAGACGATGCCGTCCCTGATGGGGGTGAGCCGCGCCTCGCCCCAGCCGAGGTGCGCGGCGAGCGCCGAGAACACGTCGGGGACCGAGATGTCGGCGGGGCCGATGGTGACGGCGACCGCCACGGAGAGCAGGAGCGCGGCGCACGCGGCCAGCCACAGCAGCGCCTGCCGGGCGGGGGCGGCCACGCTCACCTGGCGAGCCCGAACTTCCGCAGCCCGGCGGCCACTTGCTCGATGCCGTCGACCGTGCGGATCGTGGGGTTCATGGCCTGACCGCTGAGGAGAACGTAGCGCTTCTTCCGCACGGCGGTCAGGTTCTTGGTCGCGGGGTTGGACTCCAGGAACTTGATCTTCGCCGCGGCGCTCTCGGCGGACTGCGACCTGCGGGTGAGGTCGCCGATGACGAGGACGTCGGGGTCGCGGTCGGCGACGGTCTCCCAGTTGATCTGGGGCCACTCCTCGCGGGTGTCGTCGAAGACGTTCTTCGCGCCGAGTTCGCGGGTGATGATGCCGGGGGCGCCGCAGCAGCCCGCCATGTACGGGGCGTCGGAGTTGGCGAACCAGTACAGGAGGGTCGTGTCGGAGGCCTTGATGTCCTTCGTGGCCTTCGTGACGCGGTCCTTCAGGTCGGCGACGAGCCTCTCGCCGCGCTTCTCGACGTCGAACACCTTCGCCAGGTCCCGCACCTCGCCGTAGACGGTGTCCATGGTGAGGGTCTTGACGCGCTTGCCGTCGCCGCCGCCGTCGTTGTCCTTGCCCGCGCAGTCGGTGGGCGAGACGTAGACGGGCACGCCGAGTTCGGTGAACTTCGTACGGTCGGCGACGCCGCCCTTGCCGACGGTGTAGAGGAAGGAGGCGCTGACGAAGTCCGGTTCCTTGGCGAGGACCTTCTCCAGGGAGGGGTAGCGGTCGGCGAGC
This window contains:
- a CDS encoding DUF4191 domain-containing protein, which produces MARKESTAADTAAEPGRLKQIALTYKMTRRADSKIGLIIAAVGIVTFGVFLAIGFLIGHPVYLGILGFLLAFLAMAIVFGRRAERAAFGQMEGQPGAAAAVLDKIGRGWTTTPAIAMNRSQDVVHRTVGKAGIVLVAEGNPNRVKGLLAAEKKKMARIVADVPVHDVIVGTTEGTVSLKKLRTTLLKLPRVLTGPQVTATNDRLRAMGDLMSNMPLPKGPMPKGMRMPRGGPKTK
- a CDS encoding RDD family protein, translated to MDNRQAIGSWLSGPRAAAEDAGVDFGYRGEQLGLPEEGPGSIARPGRRIGAIAVDWGLCMVIAYGLFARGDQQAMGNWALGIFFVMSVLTVGTVGCTPGKALFRLRVVAERGGRLGLGWVLARSVLLCVAIPALIWDRDGRGLHDRLARAVQVRV
- the glnA gene encoding type I glutamate--ammonia ligase is translated as MFQNADDAKKFLADEDVKFVDVRFCDLPGVMQHFTIPAAAFDPDEELAFDGSSIRGFQAIHESDMALRADLSTARVDPFRRDKTVNINFFIHDPITGEQYSRDPRNVAKKAEAYLASTGIADTAYFGPEAEFYVFDNVRFQTSANESFYHIDSEAGAWNTGAVENNRGYKVRYKGGYFPAPPVDHFADLRAEISLELDKNGLQVERQHHEVGTAGQAEINYKFNTLLAAADDLMLFKYIVKNVAWRNGKTATFMPKPIFGDNGSGMHVHQSLWSGGNPLFYDEQGYAGLSDTARYYIGGILKHAPSLLAFTNPTVNSYHRLVPGFEAPVNLVYSQRNRSAAMRIPITGSNPKAKRVEFRAPDPSSNPYLAFSALLLAGLDGVKNKIEPAEPIDKDLYELAPEEHAGVPQVPTSLPAVLDALEADNEYLQAGGVFTSDLIETWIDYKRTNEIAPIQLRPHPHEFELYFDI
- a CDS encoding metallophosphoesterase, with amino-acid sequence MQTPKPSPLPTTGPATPVAVIAHLSDTHIDTGAEDAGRSAERTRTVMRYLNDLPYDLDAVIVTGDIADHATPSEYEEARKLLTSRHPLLTCPGNHDERAAYREHLLGEPPRTAPVNQSYTTDHFTLALCDTSVPGEDHGSLSDETLTWLSDLLADTRPTQPVLIAFHHPPVPLHTPYVDEIRQFDESRLAELTSRHPNITAFLAGHAHTPAATTFANRPLLVAPGVVSTLRLPWEPQTDPTHHIHRHLPPALAFHVLDDTGRLTTHYRPVPLDEMPDA
- a CDS encoding ABC transporter ATP-binding protein translates to MTERGLRVEGGPPAERGLRAERVAREAGGRLVVDGVSLAPPPGATVGLLGPNGSGKSTLLRLLAGVLAPASGVVTLDGRPLPDTPRRAVARRIAVVDQHASTQAELTVRDVVRLGRIPHRRAWSAPTSHDEHAVREALERTGLTERATQSWHTLSGGERQRVQIARALAQEPRELLLDEPTNHLDIQHQLDLLSLVADLPVTSVIALHDLNLAAMYCDHVLILKEGTAYAAGTPAEVITEKLIAEVYGVRALVTPGERGTDGRPPAPSVRFLRS
- a CDS encoding FecCD family ABC transporter permease, whose protein sequence is MAAPARQALLWLAACAALLLSVAVAVTIGPADISVPDVFSALAAHLGWGEARLTPIRDGIVWNLRMPRTLLAAVCGAGLAVCGAVMQSLLRNPLADPFVLGVSSGASTGAVAVLVLGVGGGALSVSAGAFVGALLSFALVLLLSHTLGDTTDRVVLSGVAAMQLFSALTSFVILTAGDAETARGVLFWLLGSLSGAGWTDVWLCAAVLAVTLTVCLGHARTLDAFAFGQEAAATLGVRVARTRLVLLCVTALLTAALVSSAGAIGFVGLVLPHAARALVGSGHTRLLPVTALAGAVFLIWVDTLARTALDPQEVPVGVVTSLIGVPAFVLVLYRTRRGTT
- a CDS encoding ABC transporter substrate-binding protein — protein: MLALTACGDGSASNPSGKSADGYPVTVASCGKEAKVAAPPRRAVSLDQGSTEILLSLGLADRMVGTGTWTDPVLKNLEKDNAKVERLADRYPSLEKVLAKEPDFVSASFLYTVGKGGVADRTKFTELGVPVYVSPTDCAGKDNDGGGDGKRVKTLTMDTVYGEVRDLAKVFDVEKRGERLVADLKDRVTKATKDIKASDTTLLYWFANSDAPYMAGCCGAPGIITRELGAKNVFDDTREEWPQINWETVADRDPDVLVIGDLTRRSQSAESAAAKIKFLESNPATKNLTAVRKKRYVLLSGQAMNPTIRTVDGIEQVAAGLRKFGLAR